Genomic DNA from Buteo buteo chromosome 21, bButBut1.hap1.1, whole genome shotgun sequence:
cagcaagagaggAACCTGCAGCCCAAGGCGACGGCTGCATCCCAGGAGCACGGCTGTTTGACGCAGCCCATGCCAAGGCATCCTGCCTGCCGGGGGGGGTTCAAAAGCACGCGCAATACTCGCTCGCTCCATCAGACTGCACGGCAGCCTTGCAATGAAGGCAATCTGGGAAGCGGGAGCCAGGTGGGAAGCTGGAGCTGTGGGATCTGGTGGTGTGAGCCCAGCCCTGAGTGGTACAGCAGGGAGTGACAGTCGGTCGTTCCACCAGTCGCCGCCGCGCAGTATAGGACCCGCAGCAGGCGGCTTTGGGGCCTGGATGGCGTCACCCGTCGTCCTGAGACATAGGCAAAGCCTCTGCTTATGGCCTAATGAAAGAGGAGCCCAAGCACCCCTCGGGAGTCTGTAGATACCGAGAGGAGTGAGAGTGACGGCAACGAACGGGCCTGAAGCATGTCCCCCCGTCTTAGAGGTGCTTCTTTGCCGAGAGAGGCAGGGCACGAGGCGGCGATGGTTGTGTGTAGAAGTGTGCCAGGGAGCTCTGCCTCTGCGTAGGAGAGTGGCCCGGTCCTCCGGTGCCAGGAGGAGCATCCATCCCAGGGGTGCAGAAGTCTGGAGGAGGCTCGGACTGCAGGGGTTTACAGGAGAGCCTCCTGCCAGCAGGGAATTTGGGAGATGCTTTGGCAGGGCTTCCGAAGGGCTGATACAAAGACGACAATTCCTGGTGCCGGAAGGTCAGTGCTGTATCCCCACCTCTGAGTGAGATGAAGGTGCTGATGCAGGGGCAAGCACCGAGCTTTCCCAGTGCCTGCCTCAGCGCTGGAGAGAGGACGGTCAAATCCTGCCTTGCCGTAGGGCCCCCCCAGGTCTCCccgtcccatccctgtccccatgccccccccacccccccaccttgCAGCAGGGACACCCGCCAGGCCACGTCCTGCCCGTAGGAGCTCTGCACCAGCCCCCAGCCTTACTCAAACTGGCAGCGCCGCAACCCCCCCGCCACTGCTCTGCAAACTGCCGCTCCAGCGCCTGCGTGGCAGTGGACAGGGGGGGTCAACAGGGGTCACAGGGGGTCGTGGGTGTTGAGATTGAGGGGGGATGGGGgtcactgggagcactgggggagtACcggaggggcactgggggcactgggagggcactgggtGGCACCATATGGCAGCAGGGCGAGTACCGTGGGGTGATGATGGTGACAGTGACATGGTGACGGTGGCACGGTGACAGTGCCGCCATCCATCAGCAGGATGGGTACTGTGAGGTGGTGATGGTGACACACTGACACTGATGGTGTCCCCATTCCCAGAGGGCCCAGTACCACATGGTGGGGTCGGTGATATTGCGATGGTGACATGGTGACGGTGACACAGCGATGGTGCCAGAGGTGGTGACACAGTGCTGGTGATGGTGACACGGAGACATGGTGACTGTGACACAGTGATGGTGACAAGGGGACTGCTGCGTTAAAGCGTAAcaaagtttggcagaaaataaacccccgtgcattccagcttgtcctcagatatcagaggggctgggggcggccAGGCTTAGATTCTGAGTGATGCCCAATTCAGCACTCTAACTCCGGTCACGTTCGATATATTGAACTATCACGATTACAGATGCACTAATAGTGCACTGTCCTTTCAATTTAGTCACGTTCAACGAGCTATCACggctagattttaatgaatagtacagtttattaaagcaagaggagtacaggttcttttggattgccgGTGATACgtacactgtctgcaaagcacgtgcAAATAATAATGCAGTCGACTACAAGCACactaaattatggaaaaactcTACAGAGATTTCTGGGTTTCCCGGGGAAGCACTCGGTATAACTGAGGGTCCGAATCTCACCCAGTAGGCATCTcattggggggggcggggcggggaggggaagagaggttcaACCCCtcgactgatcccagaagtcagcgatgTCCTCCCGACTTGTCTATGATGGTATCTTCCCCAGCATTCCTCCtctcttaagcccttttatactattttcttatttttaggtggagcttgagtgactctagtcatacatacctttatcATGATGGGTGTAAAATCTCCTCGCTTTACTTCTAAAGGTCTatgctagagaaaattcagagcgcatgctcagtgaggggtggttGCACCTTAGAGGCAGGTAGCTTTTGGGACAGAGGTGTGTTTTGCTAttataatgagattataatgagcaaagttccATGTCAGTGCTCCAGAGCTGGGCACTTATAAGTCAGAAGTAAGACAACAGCGTTGACAGAACCCCATTGCTTCACCTCCTTGCTCtagtggattcaatgcaggaACCTTCCATTCTTGTTCCTGTGGTTCCAGTTCCCCATCCCTGCGGTGATTTCGCAGAGCCTGGCCGCGGTGTCTCCGCTCTGCTCCGCCCTCCGTGTTGTTTCTCAGAGTCAGCACACCAAGCTCCCCTCGTGTTGCTGACGTCAAAGGTTGCAGATTATGTTGCTTAGGGAattattatggaacagattCCTTGCATATCCACTGTATTCCACCCTGGCGGTTCGCCTTCCCGTAAGAGAGGCGGGGGGACATGTCAgtaagtcacctccagcaattcTTCCACACTGGGCCGGCATTCTTCTGAAGTTACCTCGTTCTCTCGGAATGGTTTCCTTGGTCGTCTTCATTCTGCTCGCATCTGCCACTTTCAGCTAGTTCTGGGTTAGCAGCATTAGCTTTATCAAAAAGTTGACTCTGGCTCAGCTCTTGCGGCCTGAGGCTTCAACTCCTTTAGCTTCTAGTGCTAAGCCAGGCTATTCATCCTAACAATTCCCAGCACAGGTAACGGCAAGCTCTGCCGGAGCAACTCGGAGAGAACGGGGATGACTGCTTCCCAGGACGAGAAGGGAAATccatctcctctctccccagctgcGCCGGCTCCCTGCTGGCGTCATAATGCACCTTCAAACGATGCGGGCTGATGTCACAGGGGGATGCCCCGCATCCCAGGGAGGTCTCCCCAGCGCTGCCGTCACTTCCCGGCGAGGCTTGGGCGCTGCTGGGCACTGCTCAGGGGCTCCCCACTGCTGCGCTTCGgagctgctccacagccagGAGCGGGATcgggaggcagcggggctgcgCTGGGGGCACCCGTTGTGACCCGCAGAGGAGCAGGGGCACGTCGGAGAGGAGTTTTGGGCGAGGAGCTGCGAAGAGCATCCCTTTCCCTGAGCGGAGGGCAAGCGGCAGGCGCGATGGAGGGCTGCTGCACCGTGGCCGTCAGCTTGGAGCTCAGCAGCTTGTTCCCCACGCTCCTGCAGCTCTCCACCAAGGGTAAGGGGTTTGGGAATTCCTTCCCGAGGGGTCGCAGCGGGGCTGGCCTCTGGAAAAAGCTGCAGCTGCCGGGCTGTGGGGGTGACtggacagggctgggggctgctgcgAGAGCCCTGCCTGGGGGTCCCACTGGACTCGGGGGACGATGTGGCAACCAGGTCTTGGTGCTGCCCGGAGCCCCGAGGCTCCCATGGGAATGGCTCCGTCCCCTTGCGAGGGGGGCCATCCAGGGCCAGCTTTCCCTGGAAGCTGGCCCCTCGTGGGGTTCCGGCTCTGGGATGAAAAGGGCTTCTGTGtcccgggggctgggggggacagctaCACCTCCCACAAGGCTCTCGCGAGCCGGCTGGAAATGCCTGTGCTGTAAGTCAGCCCTTTCCCTTGAAGAAAGTCTCCTTTGGGAGAACCTCTCGTCCTCCCCGTGGGACCCCCTTGTGCCACCAGGCTGGCAGATCACGTCCTGGGCTCTGGGGTGCCAAGGCTTTCTGGGGGTTAGATGGCCACAGCCCCGGTCCTGAGCCCTTCCCACATCCCCATTTgtaccccagccctgccccgggaGCAGAGTAAGGCTGGCAGTTGGAAATCGGGGCACAGCCCAGCTCCGCAGCCGTGGCCGCGTTTGTCTGGGCTGTTTGCGGACGCCGGCATCTGTCAACCCCTGGGCGAGGAGCTTGCCGAGAGGCTGTGAGCTGGCTGGCCTGGAGCCCAACacctctttcctttgctttccagaggtTGTGGCTATTTGGGATGCTGTGTCTGCGTACATCCTGGGACAGCTGAAGCAGGACAAGGTGGGCTGGCGTCTTGCTCCCCCTTTGCCCCGGAGGGCCTGGGCCCCGGGAAGCGAGCCCTCCCTGAGCATCGTGGCGGCACACCGAGACAAGCCCGTGTGCCCAGAGCTGCTTCTTGGTCAACCGGGAGAGAAACCAAGTCCAGATCTAGTCTGAGAAAGCATTCAGCACACGATAGGGCTTCACCCTTCGCTGTGGTCAGAGCGGAGAGGCCGAGCAGAGAGGCAGGCGATTATGCTGGTGCCATGCCAAGGATAATCCCTGGGAATCAGTCCCAGGGGTATTCCCTCCCTGGGCTGGAATTGCCTGGGATCTTCTCTAGCCAAGGGATGTCAGCGAATATTTTGAGGcaggcaagaaaacaaatggagaaCACGGGCCTTTTCCTAAGCTTTCACTTTTCCCATCTCTGAAGTACTCGCTCATCagcctttttgtctttttcctggGCAGGGTGTCCTGGTCGCAGGACTCGGGACCTTCGCTATGCTCCAAGAGCAATTCCAGGGCAAAGAAGAGGTGTACGTGGTTCGAAGACCCGTCTTCCGACTGGAGCTTGATGTGTTGTGTGTGCAGGAGCTCGCGTTCCCCACAGTGGTTATCCCTGGTGAGAAAGCAGCGGCCACCCTCCGCTTTCCCCCTCCATGTCTGGGGGGGGACCGTGTGCTCTCGGCTCtttgggaagggctgggagaAGTAGAGAACTGCCTCTAAAGGTCAGGGGGTGGCTTGAGCTCCCCGCAAACTAACTGCTCCCCTGTTTCTAAGAGCGCCCTTCCCTCTGGCATTTTGTTATGAATCTTATGTGGAAATTTGGCCTGCTGTGACAGTGACCACGTTCCTCCTCCTCGCAGGCAATGTCAAGATCGAGCCGCTGAACTACAAGCGGCTGTCGCGAGCCACCTCCTTCCCACAGCACGTGGTGAAGGACTGCGTGCAAGAGACCATCCTCTTGTACTCTTCCCAACTGAAGAACGGGCAGCGCCTCTCCTTCGCCTTCAAGGGCATTGGTGTTCTGTCCTGCAAAGACGACCTCCTGTGCATGCGGTTCTATTCTGACTGCGTCACAGGGCTGGAGAGGAAGGCCAGCCGGATTGCGCTGCTTCACACTGTAAGTCGCTCGAGGTTTTGAGGGCTGCTTCCGTGTCTTTGGGAAGCCTAAGGAAGGGTGAGCAACCCGGTCGCCGTTGGCCAGCCTGGACGTGGCAGGACAGTCAAACACCTTTCCCCGTGCTTGCCCCCGCTGACTTCTCCATTAGCAAAGAAAGTTTCTCCTGGGTCCTTGCCCTACAAAAAGCCCAGCGGTGTTATTGCGCGGGCGGTCTCAGTGTTGGCTGTGCAGCTtctccagagcagagcaagggcTAACGCTGATGGAGGAGGATTTGGCAGAGAGGTTTGGAGAAGCGGCTTGCTTTTGGAGCGGGAGACAGGTCTGCTTCCTTTGGGAGCCAAGAGGAAACTGCCTTGGAAACCTTCTAACAGCTCTGTGTCGCTTTgcagaggctgtggatgccagGGGCAGCTGTCTCCGGTGGAGCGACCGCCGCTCAGGAGGtgcaggctgctcctgcccacGCGTTCCCGAGGTGAGtgcttttcctctgcagcccttGACCGGCCGAGCGGGCggcttcccagctcctgctcaggaGCACGCGTTGTCAGGGCTCGACATTCGGCATCGAGCCAGGGATCAATCGTGAAGCGACTGGTTTCTGGTTAACTAATGCTGAGCTGGCACTATGCGTGTATTCTCCTGGAGTGACCCGGCATCGTGATCGTGTTTCTCACGCCCAGCCTGTTGCCATTGCCATCAGCGAGAACCAACTGCACATGGTGAGGCAGCGTTGGGTTGGGGGAGATTGCCGCTAAAACCTGTGCAGGGCCACAAAGGAAAAGGGATGCGACGCCTCCACGGCAGTCGGGAGGATTAGTGCCGGCAAGCTGCAGAGGGTAGGAGGTCACCGGTCTTCAAGCCTGTGTCATCATTCGCGTTCCAGGTTTCAGTTCCTGGTGATCGGCAGACCGGCGTCCGAGGCTTTCTCCGCCTGGCACAAGAAGGTTGCAGAAAAGCACAGGGTCAGAAGAGGTACGGGAAGGGGTCCCTGCTGTCCAGAGCCCGGTTCAAACGCACTCCCCACGGGGCTGCTCTGAAGagcttcctcctttcccaggtACAGAGGGAAGCCAGGCGCCTGACAAGCTGCTGCAGAGGCGGGTGAAGTAttccctccccgcgctgccaAACCAGGGGCCGGGCACCAGGCAGCAAGACACGGAGAAGAAGAAGCCTTCTGCCAGGTGAGACCCTTGTGGGAAGGGATGAAAGGGACCCTTGCGCCCACGTAGGAGAGACGTCCCCTTTGGAAACTCCGGCTGTAGGGACTCGGGAAGGTCCCTGGCACGTGCCCCACGGTTTTTACGAGCTTGTTTGCCCCATCACAGGCCCCTTAGTGGGGAAGGCAGCGGAGGTTGAGCGCACCCCACGTTACTTTGCTTGCTCCTACAGCAGACCTGAGGTGCAGTCCTCTCCCATCCATCTGATGGGAAACGGTCCCACCTCCACCGCTTCTTCTGCCAGCCTGGGGAGCTTTGATAGCAGACGGAGAGCATGGGGCACCCACCTGCCCCACGCTCACGCCGCCTCCTCCTGGTGTCTCTTTGCAGTCTGCTCCCACCATGTCCAGGCAGCTCCCCCAGGACGAAGGAGGCAAGCAGGCAGgagccagctcctccagccaggCCCACCGCTGCGCTCCCGTCTTCTGAAGGCTGCAGGAGAGCGCTGCAGGTACGTGCTCTGCCTTGCTGTAACTACCGTGCTGTTCGAGACTCGGCAAAAGCCTCTTTGGGCAGAGAGCCGTCCTGAAAGGCTCCCTTGGCGTGCGTTCATCGTCACCTCCTTCAGATCTTCTTCAGGAAAAGGGAGGTGCTGCACGCCCTTCCCGCCTGCTGTTGCCCCCGCGTTGTcatgaaacactttttcttcGGGCCAGGGGCTATGGAGAACGTACAAGTCCTTTCTAGGTCGTTGACAGTGGAGGTCTTTGGTCACTCCGCTGTGTTTGCCGTGAGTTGAGGAGCCTGGCGTGACTCCACGGCCCCCGATCTGTTAGGGGCAAAGCGCTGCCGACCGACCGGCTGAGGCAAGGGGCACCAACACGGGTCAGACCCGAAGGAAGCCCCGCCGGGAGCTGAGACTaatcctgcctgctgctgcgcTTCTGTCCCCTCCAGGAGGTCTGGAAGCTGTCTGCAGAGTGGGAGCGAGTGAAGACCCGGTGGGAAGAGCGGCGACAGCAAGCAAAGGCAGAATGGGCGGCGTGGGAGGCCTGGTCTGCAGGGGAGGAGCGACAACCGCCCCAGGTACGGGGCAGCGATTGACACCGCTGAGAGCAGCAGCGGCCCTCTCCGTCGGGGCGGCAGGTCTCCAGGGGGGTGGGAGCGGGACTGACACCCAGCCGCAGGGCAGGGGTTTGCCCGCTCATCTGGGTGAGGGAGAGATTGGCAGCAGGACCCGAGGGGCAAAAGCAGCCGTCAGCCGTGATGACGGGCACGCTGGTGCTGAGCCTCCCGGCCCCCAGGTCCCGCTGCAGGCTCCTTTCGAGAGGTCCTCTGGGAAACGGCGCCTCTGTTTGCCGTCTGGTTTGCTGAGAGCGTCTCCTCCTCGGCAGGTGCTCGGCACTGAAGGCATTCGGGCTCCCcaccctccagcccagcccaggagaAAGGAGGTCGGCGGGAGGTGGCGGAAGGCTGAAAACCCTCTCCcagcagaggagatggcagcAGCCGCCCAGCTGCAGAGACTCCAGCCTGAGTAAGTGTGCGCCGGCTCCGGCCGCAGCCTGGGGGCACTCGAGCGGCCGTGACCCCGCAGGGATGTCCGCGTCCCCCGTGCCTGCGTCCTGGGGTTGCGTAGGACACCTTCCGATGCCTCCTAACGCGGGGATGACCTGGGTTACCCCCGCAGCTAAGACCCAAAGCTCACCGCAGGGTGGAAGGCTGAGTACACGCGGCACCGGGTGGGTGCAGGGGCTGTGCGAGGGCAGAGGCAGGCGGGGTCTCCGGCAGAGGCTGAGGGATGACGTTCCCCTGTTGTTGCAGCCACCTTTCGCCACGAGCGGCCCAGGTCCTCAGGAGGCTGGAGCCGCATCAGGAACGGAGGACCATCTTCAGGCACGTCACTGAGAACAAGCGGCGgaagctggagcagcagaggcagctcccCTGGTAACTATCTCCAAAGAGGGATGGTGCTTCCCCGGCTGCGAGGCCCGTCCCTCCACCgagggcagccctgggggaAAGAGGGCATTTCTCTGACACCCCTGGTGAGACGGAAGCAGGTTCTGGAGGCTGGCTTTGGGCTGGACCTCCCTGGCAGCcaagggggctgcctgggcaccTAGAATTGGCTTTCCATGTGGGACGTGAAAGTCCTGGCTGAAGACAGAGGGATCCCTCCGATGGCCGCCTCTCCCCGTTCCAAACCAGAGAGCACGTCCTTCCCTCGCAGAGTCCTGCCCCAAGACACCTTGCCCCGAGGGGGACGCCTGTACGGGACCCCCAAGGTCTCTGCCCCACTCGACTCAGCCCCAGGCTCATCAGCTGCACCTGGGACCTTCTCAGGGCCTTGGGCATCAGGGGCCTCCCCCTCTTCATAGGCAACTGGAGGCTTCGTCGCAAGCAGATCCCATCACCGGTGGCCTGAGCGACGCCTGCAGGatttctctgccttctccctgtCCATACGCTCACAggctttctttcttcctccctagCACGCGATGCTGGTACCGCAGCGGAGGAGAAGGTGCCGGAGGCGGCAGCTGTAGCAGTGGCTGTTAGCAAAAAGGGGCTGGGAGGCTTCTCAGCTTCTCAGATCcacctaaaaatacaaaataaagggCTCTGGGGCTGTTCCCAGCTGGACTGACTGGTCTGTGCCTGGTGATGGTCTAAAGGGGTTACACCCCCCCCGCGCGTGATCCCAGAACGGCTCGTAGGGGCAGGAGGGAGTAAAGTCCACGCATACCCCACAGCGCAAACACGTGCAGCCCCTCTCCCGCACATCCCAACACGGAGGTAGCACGACGGAGGAGGCTCTCGCCCCCTTCCCGGGGAAACCAGTACAGCTGGTGCTTCCCTGAAGTGCCCGCACGCTCCCGCACGCAGCGTGGAGAACCACTCGCAGGGCCAGAATCTGCGTGGGATTACAGGGCTGTGACCACGCTGTGACCACGGAGGTGTGGTGGGTAGACGGTGTTAccaattggtcactgatttgttcttagttagaattaatcatatttaattttaatattttagcaaaatcatatgtatgttgtattttatacatttaaccccaaccagtacctgctgtgaaatcccctgtatagccctgtaccaaggccggagaaattggctaagatcatctagtaggaacatttaggacttagataacaagataaaagaaaattaaaatctgattataaaagagtttggtttgactaaaaagtagaagattgtgaagcataagtatgggagtgttgagtttgaagtgtagccttagaaacttaggagcttaggaactgtataatgtgtaaccataagaatttaagtattgttccaaatcatttaaccacagaagttttgacaaagattggtagtcttgtagtgtttgttttaaaggctaaggaaaccgttatggacgccagcttgctgcttggaaacacctgagaggtcaagaagcggacgagtgaggaagactacgaaagaccaccag
This window encodes:
- the LOC142042746 gene encoding uncharacterized protein LOC142042746 → MPRIPGRSPQRCRHFPARLGRCWALLRGSPLLRFGAAPQPGAGSGGSGAALGAPVVTRRGAGARRRGVLGEELRRASLSLSGGQAAGAMEGCCTVAVSLELSSLFPTLLQLSTKEVVAIWDAVSAYILGQLKQDKGVLVAGLGTFAMLQEQFQGKEEVYVVRRPVFRLELDVLCVQELAFPTVVIPGNVKIEPLNYKRLSRATSFPQHVVKDCVQETILLYSSQLKNGQRLSFAFKGIGVLSCKDDLLCMRFYSDCVTGLERKASRIALLHTRLWMPGAAVSGGATAAQEVQAAPAHAFPRFQFLVIGRPASEAFSAWHKKVAEKHRVRRGTEGSQAPDKLLQRRVKYSLPALPNQGPGTRQQDTEKKKPSASLLPPCPGSSPRTKEASRQEPAPPARPTAALPSSEGCRRALQEVWKLSAEWERVKTRWEERRQQAKAEWAAWEAWSAGEERQPPQVLGTEGIRAPHPPAQPRRKEVGGRWRKAENPLPAEEMAAAAQLQRLQPDHLSPRAAQVLRRLEPHQERRTIFRHVTENKRRKLEQQRQLPCTRCWYRSGGEGAGGGSCSSGC